A stretch of DNA from Verrucomicrobiia bacterium:
AGCCAGGCAGGCATTCCCGCGCTGGCGTACGCTGTGGCCTACCCGGGCGGCATCGTCGGCATCATCACTGTGCTGCTTCTGTTGCGCGGATTCTTTCGGGTCAATCCGGAGAAGGAGGCCGAAATGTTTCGCGCGGAGGAGAAGAGCGGCGTGGAGCCCTTGGAACGCATGAACCTCGTGGTCGAAAACGCGAACGTCGAGAACCTGCCGCTCGGCAGCGTGCCGGCGCGCGACGAAGTGGTGGTGTCGCGAATCAAGCGTTCGGGACATCCTGAGGTGGAGACCGCAACGGACCAGACGGTTTTGCACAAGGGCGATATCCTGCTTGCTGTGGGGACGCGCAAGGCGCTCGATCAGTTCCGCGTTGTCATTGGCCGCGAAAGCGAGATCAACCTCTTCAAACTTCCGAGCCGCGTAGAATGGCGCCGTGTCATTGTCACGCGCAAGGAGGTGCTGGGCAAGACGCTCGCACAGCTCAACCTGGTCTACACCTACAACGTGGCCATCACGCGCGTTCAGCGCGCGGACATCGAAATGACCGCCGTCCCCGAATTGAAGCTGCAGTTTGGCGACACCGTGCAGGTGGTGGGCGACGAGCAGGCGATGGCGAAGGTGAGCGATGTGCTTGGCAATTCGGTCCGCTCCCTCAATGAAACCCACTTCATCCCGATCTTCATTGGCATCGCTCTGGGCGTGCTGGTCGGCACGATGCCGATCGCAATTCCGAACATGCCCGTGCCCGTGCGGCTCGGCATTGCGGGCGGACCCTTGATCCTGGCGATTCTGCTGAGCCGCCTGGGCCGCATTGGGCCGCTGTTATGGTACATGCCGGCGAATGCAAACCTGGCGTTCCGCGAGTTGGGAATCGTCCTCTTCCTGGCATGCGTCGGATTGAAGGCAGGCGAGAAGTTTTTTGGAACAGTGTTCACGGCGCAGGGATTGCATTGGCTGATCGGCGGCTTCGCAATCACGGTGATCCCGATCCTGATCGTGGGATTGTTTGCGCGTCTTGTGTTCAAACTGAACTTCACGGTGATCAGCGGCTTGCTTGCTGGAAGCATGACCGACCCGCCCGCCCTGGCGTTTGCAAATGCCGTCAGCCGCTCGGATGCCCCGTCCGTCGCTTACGCCACCGTGTATCCATTGACGATGCTGTTGCGCATCGTTGCGGTGCAGGTGCTGGTGCTGATCTTCTGCAGGTGA
This window harbors:
- a CDS encoding putative transporter; translation: MIWLKQMAEHQPIAWAVLVLMLVAVLGLALSSFKVKGVGLGIAGVLFAGIVLGHFGFHIEEKILEFVREFGLILFVFTIGLQLGPGFFASLRKSGLKLNVLAAAVVVMGALIAVGVAYLSGVDIVAALGLFSGATTNTPSLGATQTMLRTFQEPYASQAGIPALAYAVAYPGGIVGIITVLLLLRGFFRVNPEKEAEMFRAEEKSGVEPLERMNLVVENANVENLPLGSVPARDEVVVSRIKRSGHPEVETATDQTVLHKGDILLAVGTRKALDQFRVVIGRESEINLFKLPSRVEWRRVIVTRKEVLGKTLAQLNLVYTYNVAITRVQRADIEMTAVPELKLQFGDTVQVVGDEQAMAKVSDVLGNSVRSLNETHFIPIFIGIALGVLVGTMPIAIPNMPVPVRLGIAGGPLILAILLSRLGRIGPLLWYMPANANLAFRELGIVLFLACVGLKAGEKFFGTVFTAQGLHWLIGGFAITVIPILIVGLFARLVFKLNFTVISGLLAGSMTDPPALAFANAVSRSDAPSVAYATVYPLTMLLRIVAVQVLVLIFCR